A genomic window from Caldalkalibacillus thermarum includes:
- a CDS encoding flagellar hook-basal body protein, with protein sequence MNRVMLTSAATLRQLQLKVDTHAHNLANLNTAGFKRREAAFQDLLTRQLHNQPHLRQEAGRLTPYGVRLGHGGRVSQTLLRTEQGGMIITNRPLDFMIEGPHAWFCLASINNAEAGGGQQEVVYTRDGRFHLAPHPDLAGFVRLVAADGSPLLAADGGQITFPAHYDTIELREDGTLAAYQAQTPENRVEYVLGLAYIERPDQLVAMGENRFRWPGEEAEIEVLNLAQQDPAERTIRLRQGALETSNVDLTQEMTQVMAAQRLMQLKARSISIADEMLGLANSIRA encoded by the coding sequence ATGAACCGCGTCATGCTGACCTCAGCAGCCACTTTGCGCCAATTACAGCTTAAAGTGGATACCCATGCCCACAATCTGGCCAATCTCAATACAGCCGGTTTTAAACGGAGAGAAGCGGCTTTTCAGGATCTGTTAACCCGCCAGCTCCACAACCAGCCCCATCTCCGGCAGGAAGCGGGCCGCCTGACGCCTTACGGGGTGCGTCTCGGACATGGGGGCCGCGTCAGCCAAACCCTCTTGCGCACCGAGCAAGGCGGCATGATCATCACAAACCGTCCGCTCGATTTTATGATTGAAGGTCCCCACGCCTGGTTCTGCCTGGCATCGATCAACAATGCTGAAGCGGGTGGCGGACAACAGGAAGTGGTCTATACCCGGGACGGACGTTTCCACCTGGCCCCCCATCCTGATCTGGCTGGCTTTGTGCGGCTGGTGGCGGCTGACGGTTCGCCGCTTTTGGCAGCAGACGGCGGGCAGATTACATTTCCGGCCCATTATGATACAATAGAGCTCAGGGAAGATGGAACACTTGCGGCCTATCAGGCCCAAACACCCGAGAACCGTGTGGAATATGTCCTGGGCTTGGCCTATATCGAGCGGCCTGATCAGCTCGTAGCCATGGGTGAGAACCGTTTCCGCTGGCCTGGGGAGGAAGCAGAGATTGAAGTGCTGAACCTGGCCCAACAGGATCCGGCGGAGCGCACCATCCGTTTGCGCCAGGGGGCACTGGAAACCTCAAACGTAGACCTGACCCAGGAGATGACCCAGGTGATGGCTGCCCAGCGCCTGATGCAACTTAAGGCCCGTTCCATCTCCATTGCCGATGAGATGCTGGGCTTGGCCAATTCGATTCGTGCATAA
- a CDS encoding flagellar hook-basal body protein: MFKGIYSAASGMIAAERVQEILSHNLANAQTPGFKQDRAAVRSFPEMLLQRLEASPSSRAGRSQPGRGGRLETPIGTLHTGVYMQESIPRFGQGPLQETGRALDVAIVDQYLPPNPETGRRGHLFFAVQAGDGEIRYTRNGQFVLDQDGYLVTPEGYYVLDETLNPIYAGHDRLVISEDGRVLLDPQAAGGAPADVNPEPRLWLGYTEHPERLIRERHGLWRWPGGEGEEPFAEPQLAANVPFLTDPANPGGIPFALKQGFLEQSNVDVTQTMTQMLMHYRLYEANQKVLQTYDRNMELAANQIGKLY; this comes from the coding sequence ATGTTTAAAGGAATCTACAGCGCTGCATCTGGCATGATTGCCGCTGAACGGGTGCAGGAGATATTGAGCCACAACTTGGCTAATGCCCAGACACCCGGCTTTAAACAGGACCGGGCAGCGGTACGTTCGTTTCCAGAAATGCTGCTTCAGCGCTTGGAGGCTTCCCCTTCGTCCCGGGCCGGCCGCAGTCAGCCGGGAAGGGGAGGGCGTCTGGAAACACCCATTGGCACGTTACATACCGGGGTGTACATGCAGGAAAGCATCCCCCGCTTTGGACAGGGGCCGCTCCAGGAAACAGGGCGGGCTCTGGATGTGGCTATTGTGGACCAATACTTGCCCCCCAATCCTGAGACGGGACGCCGGGGACACCTTTTCTTCGCTGTACAAGCGGGAGACGGTGAGATCCGCTATACCCGCAACGGTCAATTTGTACTGGACCAGGACGGTTATCTGGTCACACCCGAAGGTTATTATGTGCTGGATGAGACGCTCAATCCCATCTATGCCGGCCATGACCGGCTGGTGATCTCAGAAGACGGGCGGGTGCTCCTTGATCCCCAGGCCGCTGGTGGTGCCCCGGCGGATGTGAATCCTGAGCCCCGGTTGTGGCTGGGGTACACGGAACACCCTGAACGCTTGATCCGGGAGAGGCATGGCCTGTGGCGCTGGCCGGGAGGAGAAGGAGAGGAACCCTTTGCCGAACCGCAATTGGCCGCCAATGTTCCCTTTTTAACTGACCCGGCCAATCCAGGAGGGATCCCGTTTGCCCTTAAACAGGGCTTCCTTGAGCAGTCCAACGTGGATGTGACCCAGACCATGACCCAGATGTTGATGCACTACCGCCTGTATGAAGCCAATCAAAAGGTGTTGCAAACGTATGACCGTAACATGGAGCTGGCGGCCAACCAGATTGGCAAGTTGTATTAA
- a CDS encoding rod shape-determining protein gives MFSRDIGIDLGTANVLIHIKGKGIVLNEPSVVAVDKNTGKVLAVGEGARRMVGRTPGNIVAIRPLKDGVIADFDITEDMLKHFLQKIGVRGFFSSPRILICCPTNITSVEQKAIREAAEKSGAKRVFLEEEPKVAAIGAGMDIFQPSGNMVVDIGGGTTDIAVLSMGDIVTASSIKVAGDKFDQAIQHFIKRKYKLLVGERTAEDVKHKIATVFPDARQEEMDIRGRDLVSGLPKTVTVTSGEIYEALNEPVEQVITAARGVLERTPPELAADIIDRGIMLTGGGALLYGMDMLLADVLQVPVLVADDPMTCVAKGTGLMLENLDRIPKKALV, from the coding sequence ATGTTCAGTCGAGACATTGGCATCGATCTGGGAACGGCCAACGTGTTGATTCATATTAAGGGCAAAGGGATTGTGCTGAATGAACCCAGTGTTGTGGCTGTTGACAAAAACACAGGGAAAGTGCTGGCTGTTGGGGAAGGAGCCCGACGGATGGTCGGACGGACACCAGGAAATATAGTAGCCATTCGCCCCTTGAAAGACGGCGTCATCGCTGATTTTGACATAACGGAAGACATGCTGAAACATTTCTTGCAAAAAATCGGGGTCAGGGGCTTTTTCAGCTCTCCGCGCATATTGATCTGTTGTCCAACCAACATTACCTCCGTGGAACAAAAAGCGATTCGTGAAGCAGCCGAAAAAAGCGGCGCCAAACGCGTCTTTTTAGAAGAGGAACCGAAAGTGGCAGCCATTGGTGCGGGCATGGACATTTTCCAACCTAGTGGAAATATGGTTGTCGATATTGGCGGTGGTACAACGGATATTGCCGTGCTCTCCATGGGAGACATTGTCACCGCCTCTTCTATCAAGGTGGCAGGGGACAAGTTCGATCAAGCCATACAGCACTTTATTAAACGGAAGTACAAGCTGTTGGTCGGGGAGCGCACCGCAGAAGACGTGAAGCATAAGATCGCTACTGTATTTCCTGATGCCCGTCAGGAAGAGATGGACATCCGCGGGCGGGATCTGGTCTCCGGTTTGCCCAAAACGGTGACGGTGACATCGGGTGAGATTTATGAGGCCTTAAATGAACCGGTCGAGCAGGTCATTACGGCGGCCAGAGGCGTACTGGAGCGGACGCCGCCGGAATTGGCGGCCGATATTATTGACAGAGGCATCATGCTCACCGGCGGGGGCGCCTTGCTGTACGGCATGGACATGCTGTTGGCTGACGTCCTGCAAGTGCCTGTGCTGGTGGCAGACGACCCGATGACCTGCGTCGCCAAGGGGACAGGCCTCATGTTAGAAAACTTAGACCGCATCCCCAAAAAAGCACTGGTTTAA
- the spoIIID gene encoding sporulation transcriptional regulator SpoIIID: MQDYIKERTLKIGLHIVETRDTVRQIAKAFGVSKSTVHKDLTERLPEINPELANEVKKILEYHKSVRHLRGGEATKIKYKREKKQQTKGQTAVVNAQENEKARSYTN; this comes from the coding sequence GTGCAGGATTACATCAAGGAGCGAACCTTAAAAATCGGTCTGCACATCGTGGAAACCAGGGACACGGTTCGCCAAATTGCCAAAGCATTTGGTGTATCCAAAAGCACAGTGCACAAAGATCTGACCGAACGGCTGCCCGAAATCAATCCCGAACTGGCTAACGAGGTGAAAAAGATACTGGAATATCACAAATCCGTGCGCCATTTACGGGGAGGGGAAGCAACCAAAATCAAGTATAAGCGTGAGAAAAAGCAGCAGACTAAAGGACAAACGGCTGTCGTCAACGCCCAGGAAAACGAAAAAGCACGTTCGTACACAAATTAA
- a CDS encoding M23 family metallopeptidase, which produces MKEDQNKLSSQREEETPIPSSLWKKLIKKKWFFPAVYLAAAALILALITWYQNNNLDYALDSDELYESIGYESEGETQEGLTDEEGYLDPDALPVTGPSEEMIWPVAVGDDIQVVLGFFDDEASEEEQLNAMVQYERSFHPNQGLDFAHKGGETFDVVAALSGTVTKADKDPLVGYFVELEHENGLVTVYQGLEDVQVAEGDQVKQGELLGRAGRSIFKQDLGVHVHFQVKENGVPVNPYNFLSDMTDTEETEKEETPQAEDAAREQDDEQDDAASRQTDAQDGE; this is translated from the coding sequence ATGAAAGAAGACCAAAACAAACTGTCTTCTCAACGTGAAGAAGAGACTCCCATTCCTTCTTCACTCTGGAAAAAACTAATCAAAAAGAAATGGTTTTTTCCGGCCGTCTACTTAGCGGCAGCAGCCCTCATCCTTGCGCTTATCACCTGGTATCAGAACAACAACTTAGATTACGCCCTTGACTCAGATGAACTGTATGAATCCATCGGCTATGAAAGTGAAGGGGAGACGCAAGAGGGCCTGACCGATGAAGAAGGTTACCTTGATCCTGATGCACTGCCTGTCACTGGTCCGTCAGAAGAAATGATCTGGCCTGTGGCCGTTGGTGACGACATCCAGGTCGTCCTGGGCTTCTTTGACGATGAGGCCAGTGAAGAGGAGCAACTGAACGCCATGGTGCAGTATGAGCGTTCTTTCCACCCCAACCAGGGCCTCGATTTCGCCCACAAAGGCGGGGAAACCTTTGATGTGGTAGCCGCTCTGTCCGGCACCGTGACAAAAGCCGATAAAGATCCTCTGGTCGGCTACTTTGTGGAACTGGAGCATGAGAACGGGCTGGTTACCGTTTATCAAGGGTTGGAGGACGTACAAGTGGCTGAAGGTGACCAGGTGAAGCAGGGTGAGCTCTTAGGACGCGCCGGGCGCAGCATCTTCAAGCAAGACTTAGGTGTACACGTCCACTTCCAGGTTAAAGAAAACGGGGTTCCGGTTAATCCCTACAACTTCTTGTCTGATATGACCGACACGGAAGAGACGGAGAAGGAAGAAACGCCTCAAGCGGAAGATGCCGCCCGCGAACAAGATGATGAACAAGATGATGCTGCCTCTCGGCAAACCGATGCCCAAGACGGAGAATAA
- the spoIID gene encoding stage II sporulation protein D: MRSVLIITIGLLIVLLIVPSVVVQFLPHGAGQAAGEVVQLKRPDPGEAPVPDIMVRVYRTNTKTIEKVPLEEYVRGVVASEMPHDFELEALKAQAMAARTYIIRRLIEKDFNDAPEGADVRDDTGHQVYQNEAELRRRWGKAYAHKISRINQAVNETRGKVITYQGKPIDATFFSTSNGYTENSEDYWGKQIPYLRSVESPWDKESPRFEQQMRFSLDEFQQKLGVQLSLPASSGQPFAEIVSRTEGQRVKEVQVGDRTFTGREIRELLGLPSSDFQWTIAGNEVVITTAGYGHGVGLSQYGANGMAKEGYTADDIVRYYYQDVAIEDYRQWIVKK; encoded by the coding sequence ATGCGATCCGTGTTGATCATCACCATTGGATTACTGATTGTGCTCTTAATCGTCCCCAGTGTTGTGGTTCAATTTTTGCCGCACGGGGCCGGACAAGCTGCCGGAGAAGTGGTGCAGCTTAAACGGCCTGATCCCGGGGAAGCCCCTGTCCCCGACATTATGGTGCGCGTCTACCGTACCAACACCAAAACTATTGAAAAGGTGCCTCTGGAAGAATATGTGCGCGGGGTGGTGGCCTCGGAGATGCCCCATGACTTTGAGCTGGAAGCGTTAAAAGCCCAGGCCATGGCCGCCCGCACCTATATTATCCGCCGCTTGATAGAAAAGGATTTCAACGATGCGCCGGAGGGAGCGGACGTCCGTGACGATACAGGCCATCAGGTGTACCAAAACGAAGCGGAATTAAGGCGGCGGTGGGGAAAAGCTTATGCCCACAAAATCAGCCGCATCAACCAGGCTGTCAATGAGACCAGGGGCAAAGTGATCACCTATCAAGGCAAGCCTATTGACGCCACCTTTTTCTCCACCAGCAATGGCTACACGGAGAACTCGGAGGATTACTGGGGCAAACAGATCCCCTACCTGCGCAGTGTGGAAAGCCCTTGGGACAAGGAATCCCCCCGCTTTGAGCAACAGATGCGCTTCAGTCTGGACGAGTTTCAGCAAAAACTGGGGGTTCAGCTGTCTCTGCCCGCCTCCAGCGGCCAGCCCTTTGCCGAAATAGTGTCCCGCACCGAAGGGCAGCGGGTCAAAGAAGTACAGGTGGGTGACCGCACCTTTACAGGCAGAGAGATCCGGGAGCTGTTGGGGTTGCCTTCCTCCGATTTTCAGTGGACCATAGCAGGCAACGAAGTGGTGATTACCACCGCTGGTTACGGCCACGGGGTAGGCCTGAGCCAGTACGGCGCCAACGGCATGGCCAAAGAAGGCTATACAGCCGATGACATTGTCCGGTATTATTATCAGGATGTAGCCATTGAAGATTACCGCCAGTGGATTGTGAAAAAATAA
- a CDS encoding AbrB/MazE/SpoVT family DNA-binding domain-containing protein: MKSGEGTKQEKGEVVMTTKVQKWGNSLAVRIPSQIAEQLQIRQGSEMEIVVANGAITFRPKKKKPALDELLAKVTPENRHNEIDLGVEGNELI, from the coding sequence ATGAAATCAGGAGAGGGCACAAAGCAAGAAAAAGGAGAGGTTGTCATGACCACCAAAGTACAAAAATGGGGGAACAGCCTTGCCGTTCGTATCCCTAGTCAGATAGCGGAACAGCTGCAGATTCGCCAAGGGTCTGAGATGGAGATCGTTGTGGCCAACGGAGCGATCACTTTCAGGCCGAAAAAGAAAAAACCAGCATTAGATGAACTTTTGGCGAAAGTCACGCCGGAAAACCGCCACAACGAAATTGATTTAGGTGTAGAAGGGAATGAGCTCATTTAA
- the murA gene encoding UDP-N-acetylglucosamine 1-carboxyvinyltransferase: MEKIVIYGGKSLSGQISVSGAKNAVLPVIAASILGEKGTSVIDDVPALDDVFTIINVLQHLNIQVKYKKGKLYIDATKELGTEAPYEYVRKMRASVLVMGPLLARTGQARVALPGGCAIGSRPIDQHLKGFEALGATIKIGNGYVEACVDGRLKGNNIYLDIPSVGATENIMMAATLAEGVTVIENAAEEPEIVDLAKYLNAMGARIEGAGTGTIRIEGVEALQGAAHKVIPDRIEAGTYMIAAAITRSKLFVQGAVPRHLNPLISKLSDMGVDLTIMDGGIQVDARHKELKAVDVKTMPHPGFPTDLQPQMMALLLTAKGNSIVTESVFENRFMHVEELKRMNANIKIEGRSAYLQGEAKLQGAKVTASDLRAGAALILAGLVAEGQTEVFGLHHIDRGYEDIVGKLVACGADIIRYNEAGEVISHPHSAAVKWKAQASYA; the protein is encoded by the coding sequence GTGGAAAAAATTGTTATATATGGGGGTAAGTCTCTGTCAGGGCAAATCAGTGTCAGCGGCGCCAAAAACGCAGTGTTACCTGTTATTGCTGCCTCTATTCTCGGAGAAAAAGGCACCAGCGTGATCGACGATGTCCCAGCCCTGGACGATGTCTTTACCATTATCAATGTTTTGCAGCACCTCAATATTCAGGTTAAGTATAAAAAAGGGAAATTATACATTGATGCGACAAAGGAACTGGGGACCGAAGCCCCGTATGAATATGTGCGCAAGATGAGAGCATCTGTGTTGGTCATGGGCCCTTTACTGGCCCGCACTGGCCAAGCCAGAGTGGCCCTGCCGGGAGGTTGTGCCATCGGTTCCCGGCCTATTGACCAGCATCTTAAAGGCTTTGAAGCATTGGGAGCAACCATCAAGATTGGCAATGGCTATGTGGAAGCCTGTGTGGATGGGCGGTTAAAAGGCAATAACATTTACCTGGATATCCCCAGTGTGGGAGCCACAGAAAACATTATGATGGCAGCCACCCTGGCCGAAGGGGTCACCGTTATTGAGAATGCCGCTGAAGAACCGGAAATTGTGGACCTGGCCAAATATCTGAATGCCATGGGGGCCCGCATTGAGGGGGCTGGAACCGGAACCATCCGCATTGAAGGCGTAGAAGCCTTGCAAGGGGCAGCCCACAAGGTGATTCCTGACCGCATCGAAGCGGGCACGTATATGATCGCTGCGGCCATCACCCGCAGCAAACTGTTTGTCCAAGGGGCTGTTCCCCGCCACTTGAACCCCTTGATCTCCAAGTTATCGGATATGGGCGTTGATCTCACGATTATGGATGGTGGCATTCAAGTGGATGCCCGCCACAAAGAGTTAAAGGCCGTCGATGTAAAAACCATGCCCCATCCCGGCTTTCCCACCGACCTGCAGCCGCAAATGATGGCGCTGTTATTAACGGCCAAAGGCAACAGTATCGTCACCGAGTCCGTCTTTGAAAACCGCTTCATGCACGTGGAAGAGCTGAAACGGATGAATGCCAATATTAAAATCGAGGGCCGGTCCGCTTATCTGCAGGGAGAAGCTAAACTGCAGGGAGCCAAGGTGACCGCTTCCGACTTGCGGGCCGGAGCGGCGCTCATCCTGGCCGGCCTGGTGGCCGAGGGCCAGACAGAGGTTTTTGGCCTGCATCATATTGACCGGGGCTACGAAGACATTGTGGGCAAACTGGTGGCTTGCGGGGCAGACATCATCCGCTATAACGAAGCAGGGGAGGTCATCAGCCATCCCCACTCGGCCGCTGTCAAATGGAAAGCACAGGCTTCATATGCTTAA
- a CDS encoding YwmB family TATA-box binding protein, which yields MRLSWGEGILGFMALVLPFVFLLVWGPHSHIEALTRTIQGNDHLVDTIARPTQEMADMLAGKPVTITQWTVYWRGTLTAQEEEEWRTRLTQTGFSLQQNRADEVHGHPLLREHWTKSENGSIHRLQLIKDPHETPQAAKYIYVWSGTANLDQLWLDELRAITQTFFIHLKHFPESFSCLEAITHGRLKDGLLGQRELKQWLTNDLQADLVHELVEDRFVSLNGYVPSWDHVLYSANQEKINVHLSARYNALQDTTRITIGYPLILKTY from the coding sequence ATGCGGTTGTCCTGGGGAGAGGGAATTTTAGGTTTTATGGCGTTGGTTTTACCGTTTGTATTCCTGCTTGTTTGGGGGCCCCATTCACACATTGAAGCCCTGACGCGTACAATACAGGGAAACGATCATTTGGTTGATACCATTGCCCGGCCGACACAAGAGATGGCTGACATGCTGGCCGGAAAACCGGTCACCATCACTCAGTGGACAGTGTATTGGAGAGGAACCCTCACTGCTCAGGAAGAGGAAGAGTGGCGCACCCGCCTCACCCAAACAGGGTTCTCACTGCAACAAAACCGTGCAGATGAAGTACATGGCCACCCCCTGCTTCGCGAACATTGGACCAAGTCCGAAAACGGCTCAATACACCGCCTGCAACTGATCAAAGACCCCCATGAAACACCCCAAGCTGCGAAATATATCTATGTGTGGTCAGGCACAGCCAACCTCGATCAATTGTGGCTCGATGAGTTGAGAGCCATCACCCAAACCTTTTTTATCCATTTGAAACATTTTCCTGAAAGTTTTTCTTGTTTGGAAGCTATCACTCATGGTAGACTGAAAGATGGCTTGTTAGGTCAACGTGAACTTAAACAGTGGTTAACCAATGATTTGCAAGCGGATCTTGTTCATGAACTGGTGGAAGACCGGTTTGTCAGCCTGAATGGTTATGTCCCGTCCTGGGACCATGTCCTGTATTCTGCCAACCAAGAGAAAATCAATGTTCACCTTTCTGCCCGATATAACGCCCTTCAAGACACCACGCGCATCACCATCGGGTACCCGCTTATTTTGAAAACTTATTAG
- a CDS encoding DUF1146 family protein has translation MLEPPSYLGVQALINMIITLVLIAVSWWVLQCVKLDLFVRDINGPQAKLLQVALAVALGYLLASFFIDYIQWTNWLPYLF, from the coding sequence ATGCTGGAACCCCCGAGCTATTTGGGTGTACAAGCCTTAATTAATATGATCATCACCCTGGTTTTGATTGCGGTGAGCTGGTGGGTCCTGCAATGTGTGAAACTGGATTTGTTTGTGCGGGACATTAACGGGCCGCAAGCCAAACTGCTCCAAGTGGCTTTGGCCGTTGCCCTGGGTTATTTGCTGGCCAGTTTCTTTATTGATTACATACAATGGACCAACTGGCTGCCTTATCTGTTCTAA
- the nuoN gene encoding NADH-quinone oxidoreductase subunit NuoN, with the protein MDLETLLSYPWRIMLPEFTILGVATLISILDLFMKEKVERKVLAWIALGGIGLALVFLLFNTGQPVQEILYETYRLDGFANAFKFIFLVGAALIFLTSLDYVNKKDVPYEGEFYYLILTAVLGAMIVASSADMITLFVGLELLSISSYILVAVRKHNLAANESAMKYVISGGIATAVTLFGLSYIYGLTGTTNLFEIQERLAAAALDGYLPVIYFAFFVTFVGMAFKLSVVPFHMWAPDVYQGAPTPVTAFLSVVSKAAGFALVLRFFLVTMAGVIDVEQSRQAGMYMMALGNVELMIALVAAASMIIGNTMALRQTNVKRLFAYSSIAQAGYILVPFAVGAHLLYQTGPHLVIGPALFYLAAYLLMNLGAFAVIQLVIKETGTEDIRGFAGLYKRAPFKAVAMTIFLASLAGIPFTAGFIGKYYILMGAVGAGLVWLAAVMLVTTVISYYYYFGVVSQMYMREPGERAPLKTPAGIGAVLVVCIAGTILLGILPNLALDLLETHFNLVEIFLPARG; encoded by the coding sequence ATGGATCTGGAAACCTTATTAAGTTACCCATGGCGGATCATGCTGCCCGAGTTCACTATCCTAGGAGTGGCAACCCTTATCTCCATACTGGATTTGTTTATGAAGGAAAAAGTGGAGCGCAAAGTGCTGGCCTGGATCGCCCTGGGGGGCATCGGGCTGGCGCTGGTATTCCTGTTGTTTAACACCGGTCAGCCTGTGCAGGAAATCTTGTACGAAACCTACCGTCTGGATGGTTTTGCCAATGCCTTTAAGTTTATCTTTCTGGTTGGCGCAGCTTTAATCTTTCTCACCTCGTTGGACTATGTCAACAAGAAGGATGTGCCCTATGAAGGGGAGTTCTATTACTTGATTCTCACGGCCGTGTTAGGGGCCATGATTGTGGCCTCGTCCGCCGATATGATCACCCTGTTCGTCGGGCTGGAACTGTTGTCCATTTCCTCGTACATTTTGGTGGCCGTCCGCAAACACAACCTGGCTGCCAACGAATCAGCCATGAAGTATGTCATTTCCGGCGGAATCGCCACCGCGGTTACGCTGTTCGGCTTATCCTACATCTACGGCCTGACGGGCACCACCAATTTGTTTGAGATTCAGGAACGCCTGGCTGCCGCTGCCCTGGACGGCTACTTGCCTGTCATCTACTTTGCCTTTTTTGTCACCTTTGTGGGCATGGCCTTTAAGCTGTCCGTGGTGCCGTTTCATATGTGGGCGCCGGATGTGTACCAGGGCGCGCCCACCCCGGTGACCGCCTTCTTGTCTGTGGTGTCCAAAGCAGCCGGTTTTGCCCTGGTCCTCCGTTTCTTCCTGGTCACCATGGCCGGGGTGATTGATGTGGAGCAAAGCCGGCAGGCTGGCATGTACATGATGGCGTTGGGCAATGTGGAACTGATGATTGCCCTGGTGGCTGCGGCCTCCATGATTATCGGCAACACAATGGCTTTGCGCCAGACCAATGTAAAACGTTTGTTTGCCTACTCCAGCATCGCCCAGGCTGGTTATATTCTGGTGCCCTTTGCCGTGGGGGCGCACCTCTTATATCAAACCGGGCCTCATCTGGTTATTGGCCCCGCCCTCTTTTACCTGGCTGCCTATCTGTTGATGAACCTGGGTGCCTTTGCCGTTATCCAGCTGGTGATTAAAGAAACAGGCACCGAAGATATCCGCGGTTTTGCCGGCTTGTATAAGCGGGCGCCGTTTAAAGCCGTGGCCATGACCATCTTTTTGGCCTCACTGGCCGGCATCCCTTTCACTGCTGGTTTTATCGGCAAGTACTATATCCTGATGGGAGCGGTAGGGGCCGGCTTAGTCTGGCTGGCAGCCGTGATGCTGGTGACCACCGTGATTTCCTATTACTATTACTTCGGTGTGGTCAGCCAAATGTACATGCGGGAGCCCGGAGAGCGCGCACCGCTCAAAACCCCTGCCGGCATTGGCGCCGTGTTGGTGGTCTGCATTGCCGGCACCATCCTGTTAGGCATCCTGCCTAACCTGGCTCTGGATCTGTTGGAGACCCACTTTAACCTTGTGGAAATCTTTTTGCCTGCCCGCGGATAG